The following proteins are encoded in a genomic region of Pseudodesulfovibrio mercurii:
- a CDS encoding dimethylarginine dimethylaminohydrolase family protein — MFTHAITRRPGPEMVDGITSQNLGKPDFELALEQHDAYCRTLRDLGLDVTVLDAAPGFPDCCFVEDTAVVCAEVAVLTPLGAPSRQGEQLTIEPELARHKPVVRIVPPALIEGGDVLLVDKTFFVGLSDRTNAQGAAALADAVRPHGYDTVVIACCPSLHFKTDVNFIGNDTILVSPCCDSLPELARFRHVVVEDDEAYARNCLYINGTVIVPAGFPKTLAKVQATGVKTVVIDVSEFRKLDGGLTCLSLRF, encoded by the coding sequence ATGTTCACTCATGCCATTACCCGCCGTCCGGGACCCGAGATGGTCGACGGCATCACTTCGCAGAACTTGGGCAAGCCGGACTTCGAGTTGGCCCTGGAGCAGCACGACGCCTACTGCCGGACCCTGCGCGATCTGGGCCTGGACGTGACCGTGCTCGATGCCGCGCCGGGATTCCCGGACTGCTGTTTCGTGGAGGACACCGCCGTGGTCTGTGCGGAGGTCGCCGTGCTCACCCCGCTGGGCGCGCCGTCGCGCCAGGGCGAACAGCTGACCATCGAGCCGGAGCTGGCCCGGCACAAGCCCGTGGTCCGCATCGTCCCGCCCGCGCTCATCGAGGGCGGTGACGTGCTCCTGGTGGACAAGACCTTCTTCGTGGGGCTGTCCGACCGCACCAATGCCCAAGGCGCGGCCGCCCTGGCCGACGCGGTCCGGCCCCACGGCTACGACACCGTGGTCATCGCCTGCTGCCCCTCCCTGCACTTCAAGACTGACGTCAACTTCATCGGCAACGACACCATTCTGGTCTCGCCCTGCTGCGACTCCCTGCCCGAGCTGGCCCGCTTCCGGCACGTCGTGGTCGAGGACGACGAGGCCTATGCCCGCAACTGCCTGTACATCAACGGCACGGTCATCGTCCCGGCGGGCTTCCCCAAGACCCTGGCCAAGGTCCAGGCCACCGGGGTCAAGACCGTGGTCATCGACGTGTCCGAGTTCCGCAAGCTGGACGGCGGCCTGACCTGCCTGTCCCTGCGATTCTAG
- a CDS encoding esterase-like activity of phytase family protein produces the protein MLRSLILSALLLASAVQTVWAADVTVEKYDIEIPKEFMVPYTGQYADRFPGGFTIGVGSGMTYVGRAADGARVFYAITDRGPNADAPKFELNGKATASKMFPAPNFAPSFGAVRVKDGHAVLASLITIKDEKGRPVSGRAIPIGSVGATGEVPLDDVLKRLPFDPEGLDTEGIAIDSKDKRYLWICDEYGPFIAKIDGYTGRIVKKFVPGKELPMIVTTRQPNRGMEGIAVTPGGKVLAAVQSVCDVDGNIKKSKATFIRLVLLDPATGKVEQFAYPHDIRNYAQSAHAMIGDLHAISDSKFLLVERGKNADGKGRIPIYLIDLAQATDISDVKTNDGKELETLADRSAVEGLGVKYVQKTRLLDIKEYGWKPAKAEGVALLPDMRTIAVTSDNDFGFTFKVVDPVNDEDGKPVTKAAAYTVDGSGQVKYKGKPVNTHIELSPSETASKLWLFTLPKPVTQY, from the coding sequence TTCTGTCCGCCTTGCTCCTGGCCTCCGCCGTCCAGACCGTCTGGGCCGCGGATGTCACCGTGGAGAAATACGACATCGAAATTCCCAAGGAATTCATGGTCCCCTACACGGGCCAATACGCCGACCGGTTCCCAGGCGGGTTCACCATCGGCGTGGGCTCGGGCATGACCTACGTGGGCCGCGCCGCCGACGGTGCGCGCGTGTTCTACGCCATCACCGACCGTGGCCCCAACGCCGACGCGCCCAAGTTCGAGCTGAACGGCAAGGCCACGGCCAGCAAGATGTTCCCGGCCCCGAACTTCGCGCCCTCCTTCGGGGCGGTGCGCGTCAAGGACGGCCACGCCGTGCTCGCCTCCCTGATCACCATCAAGGACGAGAAGGGCCGCCCCGTGTCGGGCAGGGCCATCCCCATCGGCTCCGTGGGAGCCACCGGCGAAGTGCCCCTGGACGACGTCCTGAAGCGGCTGCCCTTCGATCCCGAGGGGCTGGACACCGAGGGCATCGCCATCGACAGCAAGGACAAGCGCTACCTGTGGATCTGTGACGAGTACGGCCCGTTCATCGCCAAGATCGACGGCTACACCGGCAGGATCGTCAAGAAGTTCGTGCCGGGTAAGGAGTTGCCCATGATCGTCACCACCCGCCAGCCCAACCGGGGCATGGAGGGCATCGCCGTGACCCCCGGCGGCAAGGTCCTGGCCGCCGTCCAGTCGGTCTGCGACGTGGACGGCAACATCAAGAAGTCCAAGGCCACCTTCATCCGCCTGGTGCTCCTCGACCCGGCCACCGGCAAGGTCGAGCAGTTCGCCTACCCGCACGACATCCGGAACTACGCCCAGTCCGCCCACGCCATGATCGGCGACCTGCACGCCATCTCGGACAGCAAATTCCTGCTGGTGGAGCGGGGCAAGAACGCGGACGGCAAGGGCCGCATCCCCATCTACCTCATCGACCTGGCCCAGGCCACGGACATCTCGGACGTCAAGACCAATGACGGCAAGGAGCTTGAGACCCTGGCCGACCGCAGCGCCGTGGAGGGGCTGGGCGTGAAATACGTTCAAAAGACGAGGCTCCTCGACATCAAGGAGTACGGCTGGAAACCCGCCAAGGCCGAGGGTGTGGCCCTGCTGCCCGACATGCGCACCATCGCCGTGACCTCGGACAACGACTTCGGCTTCACCTTCAAGGTCGTGGACCCGGTCAACGACGAGGACGGCAAGCCCGTGACCAAGGCCGCCGCCTACACCGTGGACGGTTCGGGCCAGGTCAAATACAAGGGCAAGCCCGTGAACACGCACATCGAGCTCTCGCCCTCCGAGACCGCCTCCAAGCTCTGGCTCTTCACCCTGCCCAAGCCCGTGACCCAATACTAG